The DNA region AAAGTTGAACTCACTCACAGGGTCAGGGTGCGTTTGTTTTACCTGCAGGTGATTGAAGGAAACAGAAACGCCTACGACATTGTACTGAAGGACCTGGAACCGCCGATCATCGCACGCTTCGTCCGCTTCATGCCGGTCACTGACCACTCCATGAATGTCTGCATGAGAGTGGAGCTCTACGGCTGTGAGTGGCTGGGTAAGAGACGgctaagggggggggggggggggggggggtgaggaagTGGAGCACAGCGGAGCCAAAGAACCAatgaagatgaaaacaaaacaaagatcaGCTGATGATTTGAACAAAGGGAATCATGTGCACAACgctgactttatatttaatgttaatttgtgCTCATAgtctcaaatttaacttttACACACGTGCCGTTTTTGCACTTTGGGCCCTCAGTCAATCCAAactattttctagtcttctgactactcaaagcgcttttacactgcatgtcacacctacacattcacacactgatggtagagatcactatgtagtatcatccatcagaagtaacaaatccattcatacaccgccactgaagcagtgggagcaattcagggttaagtgtcttgcccaaggacacatcggacatgtcgctgcagaagctggggatcgaacccttgacccaCAGCCGCCCACTAACgcactttgagttgtcagaagaccagaaaataaataaacaagtctcaagtccatttagcatttttGTAGCTTTAGTAATCTTAAAATGTCTACCACAAGTTAAGCTCTgtgcacagcatgtgtttggGAGTGATTGAGTGATTAAATAAACAGGATCACGTTCTTTCCTTTTGCAGACGGTCTTGTTTCATATAATGCTCCAGCAGGAGAACAGATGAATCTGCTCTCTCACCCTGTTTACGTTAACGACTCTGTCTATGACGGCGCCGTCATCCACAGGTTTGTCTGGTTTACTATGATCCCCTCTTCTCCTTtctgttgcacacacacacaaacacactgcgtCATCATtgttctcctccttttctcagTCATTGTTATTGCCTGTATGGTCGCCACGGTGACAGCAAAGAGACGGAACTTATGAGTGGGCCGTGGTGGTTTTACTGTTAGGCAACAGCTCATGGGAGCGACTGAGTCAATCCTGCTAAAAAGTGGAGTTAACCAATCAGAGTGTTGATAGCAGTGTTTGGATTATGGCATTGTGAATAATGTCCTCCATGACACACTCGTGCTTCCTTCTCTGTCTTGGAAACAGAGGGAAAAGAAAATGGCCTTTATTACAGTCAGGTGgccagaagaagaagtgagatGTTGGTTTTATAATGCTACCACCTAGTGGTCAAAGTTCATACTGTAAAAATCCTTTAAATGGAAGAGCGTCAGGAAGACGTCCTCGGCctcttcttcactttcttttttttttgtttctcagcaTGACAGAAGGCCTGGGCCAGCTGACTGACGGAGTGTGTGGTCTGGATGatttcacacacagtcatgtcTACAACGTGTGGCCGGGGTACGACTATGTGGGCTGGAACAACGAGAGCTTCCCAAATGGTTTTGTTGAAATCATGTTCGAGTTTGACCGCACGAGGAACTTTACCACCATGAAGGTAAGGCTtctgagaaaacaaatatattatcTCATCACTACAGACAGCATCCCAACGTTCCCCTTTATCCCCATCCAGGTCCACTGCAACAACATGTTCTCCAGGCACATCAAGGCCTTCCGTCAGGTCACATGTTATTTCCGCTCTGAATCCGACTGGGAGTCCACGCCCCTTTCCTTCAGCCCCGTGGTGGATGAGAAGAATCCCAGCGCCCGCTTTGTCACCGTCAACCTAGCCAATCACATGGCCAGTGCTATCAAGTGCCAGTTCTACTTTGCTGACGCCTGGATGTTGTTCAGCGAGATCACCTTTCAGTCAGGTAGAGGCTCTGGGTTTAGTTTATAACTCCAGTAAGATGTTTAACAGATTTATAaagttttaaaggtttattgaCTTCTGCAGATATTTGgatgtgttgttctgtgtttcattAAGAGATTGAGGGGCTGCAAAGTTATATTTCTTTTGACTTACACCAAAAAGTTTATACTAAAGAAGGTTTTTCCAAATGAGCAGTTCTAATCAtctctgtgacctctgacctttcagacacagccatgtACAACACAACACTGGCTCCGCCCAAGACGGGTCTCCCACCAAACATACCACCAGGTCAGTGAGGaacagcacgcacacacaaacacacacacacagactgacacacacaaacacacacacacacacacacacacacacacacacacacagacacacacagacacacacacacacacacacacacacacacacacacacacacacacacacacacacacacacagacacagacacacacacacacacacacacacacacacacacacacacacacacacacacacacacacacacacactgccctgAGTTTCCACACACAAACCTCTTTGCAGGATTTTGTCCTGTGAattttaaaaaggttgtttctgcagcgtgctgTTAAGGGTGACCTCTTCTGACACCTGCAGCAGGGGCGCTGTACATATACAATtactgaagagaaacaaaaatcaattcCTCATCATGGTGTCCTTGGCTTTTGTAGGTCCAGGATTTATTTCAGTCCGTTTCATTACCAGGGGAAAACTCCTTACAGGAGCTTTGGAAAATTAACAACATGCCAACATGCAGCTGAACATATGCAatgatgtgatgtcatcagaaaacaaaacacaaatctttCTGCAGCAAGACAGTTTGAAAACATGACCACTAAATGATGATACACCTGCAGATAGACAACAGTGATATAACATAAAGTGTGAACGCGGAACAATGAAGCAGGTCGAAGGAGTTACGAGGATTTTAAACCCCAGATGGACTCAGTTAGAGGGTCAGGACCGACTCAGTAAGAGGGTCAGGAGGACTGACTCAGTTAGAGGGTCAGGACTGATTCAGTAAGAGGGTCAGGAGGACTGACTCAGTTAGAGGGTCAGGACTGATTCAGTAAGAGGGTCAGGAGGACCGACTCAGTTAGAGGGTTAGGACTGATTCAGTAAGAGGGTCAGGGCCGACTCAGTTAGAGGGTCAGGGCCGACTCAGTTAGAGGGTCAGGACAGACTCAATTAGAGGGTCAGGGCCGACTCAGTTAGAGGGTCAGGGCCGACTCAGTTAGAGGGTCAGGGCCGACTCAGTTAGAGGGTCAGGACTGACTCAGTTAGAGGGTCAGGGCCGACTCAGTTAGAGGGTCAGGGCCAACTCAGTTAGAGGTCAGGACCGACTCAGTTACATATTGCGCCTTCAaaactgtgtctgtctgtatttcaTCCCCAGAGGAAGACCCAACCCACAAAGTAGACGACAGCAACACCCGGATTCTGATCGGTTGTTTGGTGGCCATCATCTTCATCCTGGTGGCCATCATTGTCATCATCTTGTGGAGGCAGGTGTGGCAGAAGATGTTGGAGAAGGTGAGACCCTCACTGATGTTCAGTGACGTTTTCGAGTTTCCATTGAGATTCCTCAGTCTTGATTTGAAGGGTGATGGAATCTGTTCCttgaccccccctccccacgtcCTTCATTCTAGGCCTCTCGCCGGATGCTGGACGATGAACTAACTGCCAGTTTGTCAATACAGAGTGAGACGTTTGCCTACAACCACAACCAGTCGAGTACAACCAGCGAGCAGGAGTCTAGCTCCACATATGAGCGCATTTTTCCTCTGGGTCCCGACTACCAGGAGCCGTCACGCCTCATATGTAAGCTGCCCGAGTTTGCTCAGAGCTCTGAGGAGCCCGGTAGGTTTAGGACAGATCTACTTACATACTCACAACCCTAATACGAATTATCAACACTGTCTAACAGAGATTCCTACTAACAGTttcctgtgttgtgtttaagCTTCTACCAGCACAGCAGCTACTGTAATTCAAGATGGCGTCCCTCACTACGCAGAGGCAGATATTGTTAACCTGCAGGGCGTGACTGGAAGCAACACATATGCCATCCCTGCACTCACCATGGACCTGTTGTCGGGGAAGGACGTGGTCGTGGAGGAGTTCCCAAGAAAGCTACTCACATTTAAAGAGAAGCTGGGCGAGGGACAGTTTGGAGAGGTACATGCTTCATGCTCTCTGTAAAAAACAATGACCAGCTTTTGTTTCTAAATGCTTCTTTTGATACATTTTGTCTTGCTCACCTTTATCTCCCGTCTTCTCAGGTGCACCTGTGTGAGGCGGAGGGAATGCAGGAGTTCATGAATCAagagtttttatttgacatcCCTGAAGATCAGCTGGTTTTAGTGGCTGTAAAGATGCTCCGTTCAGACGCCAACAAAAATGCAAGGTAGGCTGACGTCATAGTCTGTATAACAAGTGAACTTATTATTAGCTTATTGGTGTTtaaaattaaaggtcacataccctcctcctcctcttcagtttaaataagtctcagagctcctctaaacatgtgtgtgaagtttctagttctaaatccactctgatcctgtatttgatcatgtctataaacccctctatttcagccctgctcagaacaggctgtttctgtgtctgtacctttaaatatgtaaatgagctgtgtctgaccacgccccctctctggaagggctcgggtgtctcggtctttctcgctccatgtcctattgtttacggtgagaaggcagactcagagggcagaacaaacacctagctatgggagtgtcactcacctgggggaggggttactgccctttgtgatgtcatgaagggaaaatctccaaacggcctgtttgagcacacattttctgaaaagtggagcaggcagaagacggagaggatggacttttctcatcattgggggggtttgtagacagactagggacacatattagagttagatgaacatggtgaagaggactTTACAgaatattggacctttaagccAGTGCAAACTGCCTTTAAAGGGGCGACTCCTGTACGGAAATAGATTCTTTTAAAAATCCCTGCTTGGCCATTACATTAATAACTCAGTTAGCATTTTCCATCTGATTTCATGGTCTCATTTCATAGTTTCATGTCTTCTTAACAGCGTGGTGTTCATTGAAGAATGTTCGTTCTATTAAGAGTCAAATTAATGAGATGGCTGAGTATGTTTCAGGGCGTTGCTACATTGTGATTAAACCTAAATATGTCAACAAGTCAAGGACACAGAtgtgaatccaacctgtggtcAAAATACACTCATTGCTAgctccaaaaaaacaagattggTATTGCCAACACTTGTACATAAATGTGTCAGCACGTTGGCTTTGTCACCTTATATAAAGTTTCTGACGACCTGTATCGATGACCCCGGAGAGATCTGCAAGACTTTTATAGCCTGTATCTGAAACAGAaaatcatcaaataaaaaagtaacccagatttgtttttcttatttttattttggtagGAATGACTTCCTGAAAGAGATAAAGATCATGTCCCGTTTGAAGGACCCCAACATCATCCGCCTGCTGGCCGTGTGTATCTACAGCGACCCTCTGTGTATGATCACAGAGTACATGGAGAACGGAGATCTCAACCAGTTCCTGTCCCGCCATGAACCTGAGGGGCAGCTCGCTCTGCTCAGCAACGCTCCTACGGTCAGGTGAGTGGTGTCCAAACAGCTAGTGAGAGGCTGCTTCATTGGCATAACCATTGgttatttgatgtttattttgggtctttttaagctttttttatttggggCTGCAAAGTGGTTAGCTctgtcccctcacagcgaggaggttcctggtttgaatcctcttctgacaggagtctctcagTGTGGAGTTTGACTCGATCCCGCCCAGAGAGACTCTGTCCATGGGGCGTGTGCACTacccactaggctaccggcgcccaacgtctgtgtttgttttctattgaagcACATgacactgttttgttttctctcttctagCTTCAGTAATCTGTGTTACATGGCCGCTCAGATAGCATCGGGGATGAAGTACCTCTCCTCTCTGAACTTCGTGCATCGGGACTTGGCCACGCGGAACTGCTTGGTGGGCAAAAATTTCACAATAAAGATCGCCGATTTCGGCATGAGCAGGAACCTTTACAGCGGGGACTATTACCGCATTCAAGGCCGAGCGGTGCTGCCTATACGCTGGATGTCATGGGAGAGCATACTGCTGGTAAGACCACTACTAAGAAAAGATTTGAACTTTgtccttaaaggcagggttggtaatgtttgaaaactagcatgagtttgaaagtagcattccctcagtgcgcCCTCTGcaacctccccctcccctctgtgctccctctaaagccacgcccctcacttacatgcatgagcgccattggtccagaagcggacctcagttCATGCTTTGAGTGAGGGCTCGTGCAcacaaggggtagagaacgagcagggagacagggaagcgtctgattggttcatcagattggtacctcgtggcagacattggtcaaagtttttacagacttactactgatacagatgacagattttctttgttcctttttcagagaacatgagttattaatttctgtcaggacctaaaaacaatttcaacctaaatcttaaaaagtggatctggaggaaattaccaacacTGCCTTTAACTTCATGTTTTCTTAACGAGCATTTAGACATATCTGTTAAGGCCTCCAAGGTTGTAAACGTGTACATGTCTTTACAAAATGTTATCCCTGTTTTCTTTGGCAGGGTAAGTTCACCACAGCTAGCGACGTGTGGGCCTTCGGGGTCACCCTGTGGGAGATTCTAAACTTCTGCAAGGAGCAGCCTTACTCCCAGCTGACGGACGAACAGGTGATAGAGAACACGGGGGAGTTCTTCAGGGACCAGAAAAGACAGGTGAGTGTtgttaacaacattttaatgcATGTATAAGAATCTATGACTCCCTGGCTTCATTCTCTGCTTCCCTTTCATGCAGATCTACCTGCCTCAGCCTGTGCTGTGTCCAGACTCGCTCTACAAGATCATGctgagctgctggaggaggaacGCCAAAGAACGACCCGCCTTCCAGGAAATACACAGAGCCCTCTTGGATCTGCACGCATAAACTCGGGCGATGTTTAAAGACAGTGATTCCCTGTCTGCTCCTTCCCTGGAGGAGCTGGTGACGAGAGTAGACCATGATTCAGACACAATCCAGGTTTAAGCTCACCTGCTTCAGCAGAGGAACAggtttctctttatttcatgGACTTACACACGACAAAGATGGACTACCAGAGCCTTTTGGTGTGTGTGATCTTTAACATGCTTACAGCTATTACTAAGAGAAATCCATTCTGTTATTTAAAACACCCAAATGTGTTAATGGTTCGGTTCTGAATGTAAAAgaaccaaaaaataaatgtagcaAGTGACATTcggcacttttaaaaaaatgtattatataaTTTCTTTATGTATGCAGGCCTAATTTCTTCATGTGTTTACTATCAAACTTTGTTGAAAAGCTTTCTTTTGGAGGACTGCTTGaatgtagaagaagaagtgcAGCAACACTCAGCcatcacatttcatttcaagtaTTTCATCTCAGAGGCCGAAGACGATCATCTCAGTGGGACTCCGGGTCGCTCGTCATCTCCCTGCAGCTCTCTTATGGTTACTCCACGTCTTTAAGACTGTGTATTTCCAATAGGCATTTTGTatgaatatttatatgtttatatgtGTTTGCTCTTGTTGATATATTTgtaggtttttttgtttgatgaatCAAATTCGAACTGTTAAAATTACATTCTGatctaaaaagacaaaactagAGCCGTCAGCGCTGAACTAGTTAATCTTGATTaatctcatgttattttgtcccttcatgCTCACCGTAGATaatcgtcctcagtgtctccctgtagtctcagtgatgtaaaagaagaacactgctgcatctttgaatgtctcatttcactttaacaaactctcagacagctcagctgaccagtccaaagtaatatccaccttatgacatcacacattgacctttgttaccgttcctttgagctgtttgacctcactttgggatccctaaccacttcctgtttctgggcTTCACTTCTtgtcctaaccttcactctacCG from Labrus bergylta chromosome 6, fLabBer1.1, whole genome shotgun sequence includes:
- the ddr2a gene encoding discoidin domain-containing receptor 2 isoform X3 translates to MKRLWNVHLLLLILHFLFGAVTSQVNPGVCRYPLGMSGGQIQDEDISASSQWSESTAARYGRLDFEEGDGAWCPEITVEPDSLKEFLQIDLRSLHFITLVGTQGRHAGGIGNEFAQMYKIKYSRDGSRWISWRNRQGKQVIEGNRNAYDIVLKDLEPPIIARFVRFMPVTDHSMNVCMRVELYGCEWLDGLVSYNAPAGEQMNLLSHPVYVNDSVYDGAVIHSMTEGLGQLTDGVCGLDDFTHSHVYNVWPGYDYVGWNNESFPNGFVEIMFEFDRTRNFTTMKVHCNNMFSRHIKAFRQVTCYFRSESDWESTPLSFSPVVDEKNPSARFVTVNLANHMASAIKCQFYFADAWMLFSEITFQSDTAMYNTTLAPPKTGLPPNIPPEEDPTHKVDDSNTRILIGCLVAIIFILVAIIVIILWRQVWQKMLEKSETFAYNHNQSSTTSEQESSSTYERIFPLGPDYQEPSRLICKLPEFAQSSEEPASTSTAATVIQDGVPHYAEADIVNLQGVTGSNTYAIPALTMDLLSGKDVVVEEFPRKLLTFKEKLGEGQFGEVHLCEAEGMQEFMNQEFLFDIPEDQLVLVAVKMLRSDANKNARNDFLKEIKIMSRLKDPNIIRLLAVCIYSDPLCMITEYMENGDLNQFLSRHEPEGQLALLSNAPTVSFSNLCYMAAQIASGMKYLSSLNFVHRDLATRNCLVGKNFTIKIADFGMSRNLYSGDYYRIQGRAVLPIRWMSWESILLGKFTTASDVWAFGVTLWEILNFCKEQPYSQLTDEQVIENTGEFFRDQKRQIYLPQPVLCPDSLYKIMLSCWRRNAKERPAFQEIHRALLDLHA
- the ddr2a gene encoding discoidin domain-containing receptor 2 isoform X2, with product MKRLWNVHLLLLILHFLFGAVTSQVNPGVCRYPLGMSGGQIQDEDISASSQWSESTAARYGRLDFEEGDGAWCPEITVEPDSLKEFLQIDLRSLHFITLVGTQGRHAGGIGNEFAQMYKIKYSRDGSRWISWRNRQGKQVIEGNRNAYDIVLKDLEPPIIARFVRFMPVTDHSMNVCMRVELYGCEWLDGLVSYNAPAGEQMNLLSHPVYVNDSVYDGAVIHSMTEGLGQLTDGVCGLDDFTHSHVYNVWPGYDYVGWNNESFPNGFVEIMFEFDRTRNFTTMKVHCNNMFSRHIKAFRQVTCYFRSESDWESTPLSFSPVVDEKNPSARFVTVNLANHMASAIKCQFYFADAWMLFSEITFQSDTAMYNTTLAPPKTGLPPNIPPEEDPTHKVDDSNTRILIGCLVAIIFILVAIIVIILWRQVWQKMLEKASRRMLDDELTASLSIQSETFAYNHNQSSTTSEQESSSTYERIFPLGPDYQEPSRLISSTSTAATVIQDGVPHYAEADIVNLQGVTGSNTYAIPALTMDLLSGKDVVVEEFPRKLLTFKEKLGEGQFGEVHLCEAEGMQEFMNQEFLFDIPEDQLVLVAVKMLRSDANKNARNDFLKEIKIMSRLKDPNIIRLLAVCIYSDPLCMITEYMENGDLNQFLSRHEPEGQLALLSNAPTVSFSNLCYMAAQIASGMKYLSSLNFVHRDLATRNCLVGKNFTIKIADFGMSRNLYSGDYYRIQGRAVLPIRWMSWESILLGKFTTASDVWAFGVTLWEILNFCKEQPYSQLTDEQVIENTGEFFRDQKRQIYLPQPVLCPDSLYKIMLSCWRRNAKERPAFQEIHRALLDLHA
- the ddr2a gene encoding discoidin domain-containing receptor 2 isoform X1, with the protein product MKRLWNVHLLLLILHFLFGAVTSQVNPGVCRYPLGMSGGQIQDEDISASSQWSESTAARYGRLDFEEGDGAWCPEITVEPDSLKEFLQIDLRSLHFITLVGTQGRHAGGIGNEFAQMYKIKYSRDGSRWISWRNRQGKQVIEGNRNAYDIVLKDLEPPIIARFVRFMPVTDHSMNVCMRVELYGCEWLDGLVSYNAPAGEQMNLLSHPVYVNDSVYDGAVIHSMTEGLGQLTDGVCGLDDFTHSHVYNVWPGYDYVGWNNESFPNGFVEIMFEFDRTRNFTTMKVHCNNMFSRHIKAFRQVTCYFRSESDWESTPLSFSPVVDEKNPSARFVTVNLANHMASAIKCQFYFADAWMLFSEITFQSDTAMYNTTLAPPKTGLPPNIPPEEDPTHKVDDSNTRILIGCLVAIIFILVAIIVIILWRQVWQKMLEKASRRMLDDELTASLSIQSETFAYNHNQSSTTSEQESSSTYERIFPLGPDYQEPSRLICKLPEFAQSSEEPASTSTAATVIQDGVPHYAEADIVNLQGVTGSNTYAIPALTMDLLSGKDVVVEEFPRKLLTFKEKLGEGQFGEVHLCEAEGMQEFMNQEFLFDIPEDQLVLVAVKMLRSDANKNARNDFLKEIKIMSRLKDPNIIRLLAVCIYSDPLCMITEYMENGDLNQFLSRHEPEGQLALLSNAPTVSFSNLCYMAAQIASGMKYLSSLNFVHRDLATRNCLVGKNFTIKIADFGMSRNLYSGDYYRIQGRAVLPIRWMSWESILLGKFTTASDVWAFGVTLWEILNFCKEQPYSQLTDEQVIENTGEFFRDQKRQIYLPQPVLCPDSLYKIMLSCWRRNAKERPAFQEIHRALLDLHA